The proteins below come from a single Metarhizium brunneum chromosome 1, complete sequence genomic window:
- the Srprb gene encoding Signal recognition particle receptor subunit beta: MPTATQIVEALLTPSIPVILLGFLIMIGGPILLHFVLASSATYTIAPTVLLIGPENAGKTSLLTLLERGTNPADTHTTQRTQSVELNATTDAKTKGSFRNHDDSSGTYTKFLLVDTPGHGKLRNVAMAKLADADKLKAVVFMVDAAALGEQETLAPTAAYLHDVLLHLQRRAGDKGKNKAAVPVLIAANKMDLFTALPANLVKSQLENELTRIRASKSKGLLDSGVGVDEIGSEDQDSWLGEYGSEKFSFQQMGEFDIDVEVVPGSVTTKEADVDKWWWWMAQRV, encoded by the coding sequence ATGCCGACAGCCACGCAAATCGTCGAGGCGCTCCTCACGCCGTCCATCcccgtcatcctcctcgggTTCCTCATCATGATCGGCGGCCCGATCCTGCTACACTTCGTcctcgcctcctccgccacaTACACCATCGCCCCGACCGTGCTCCTCATCGGGCCCGAAAACGCCGGCAAGACGTCCCTGCTCACCCTCCTCGAGCGCGGCACCAATCCCGCCGACACGCACACCACGCAGCGCACGCAATCCGTCGAACTAAACGCCACCACCGACGCCAAGACCAAAGGCTCCTTCAGGAACCACGACGACTCGTCGGGCACCTACACCAAGTTCCTGCTCGTCGACACCCCGGGCCACGGCAAGCTCCGCAAcgtagccatggccaagctggccgacgccgacaagtTAAAAGCCGTGGTGTTCAtggtcgacgccgccgccctgggCGAGCAGGAGACGCTCGCCCCCACCGCCGCATATCTCCACGACGtgctgctgcatctgcagcGCAGGGCGGGCGACAAGGGGAAGAACAAGGCCGCGGTCCCGGTCTTGATTGCCGCCAACAAGATGGACTTGTTTACCGCGCTGCCGGCCAACCTGGTCAAGAGCCAGCTGGAGAATGAGCTGACGCGGATTCGGGCCTCGAAGAGCAAGGGACTTTTGGACTCGGGcgttggcgtcgacgagaTTGGGTCAGAGGACCAGGATTCGTGGCTGGGTGAGTATGGCTCGGAAAAGTTTTCGTTTCAGCAGATGGGCGAGTTTGATATCGATGTCGAGGTTGTCCCTGGAAGTGTTACTACCAAGGAGGCAGATGTTGAcaagtggtggtggtggatggcgcAGCGTGTATAA
- the cysB gene encoding Cystathionine beta-synthase, whose product MASGVPHVGRKPATVLSATELIGNTPLVRLNKVPQSLGVECDVYAKTELFNAGGSVKDRIALRMVEEAEKSGRIKPGDTLIEPTSGNTGIGLALVGAIKGYKTIITMPEKMSAEKVSVLRALGATIIRTPTQAAWDAPESHIGVARRLEKEIPNAHILDQYGNADNPLAHEHGTAEEIWEQTGGKITAVVAGAGTGGTITGIARGLKKHSKDIKVIAADPQGSVLALPESLNQEHVNEPYKVEGIGYDFIPDVLDREIVDKWYKTDDEESFVLARRLIAEEGLLVGGSSGSAMAAMLKAVKDYGFKKGDVVVVVLPDSIRSYLSKFADDDWLAANGLLSTGSAETSLAKNATGGDASDPYAGATIASLRLKPVTSVVDTAPCSEAIETMRDKGFDQLPVLSATSKLVGIVTLGNLLSYISRGRATPQNPVKDVMFNFSRLDEIVTDPRQSASVAKTTGPKRKFVEITLDTPLSTLSKFFEWNSAAVVTARSDEKGSLSKPIGVVTKVDLLTWMVNKK is encoded by the exons ATGGCTAGCGGAGTGCCTCATGTTGGGCGCAAGCCTGCCACTGTCCTCTCCGCCACCGAGCTGATCGGCAACACTCCCCTCGTCCGACTCAACAAGGTGCCTCAGTCGCTCGGCGTAGAATGCGACGTTTACGCAAAGACGGAGCTGTTCAATGCCGGCGGCAGTGTCAAGGACAGGATTGCCTTGCGAAtggtggaggaggccgagaagaGTGGCAGGATAAAGCCGGGCGATACTTTGATTGAGCCCACCAGCGGCAACAC CGGCATTGGTCTGGCCCTCGTTGGTGCCATCAAAGGCTACaaaaccatcatcaccatgccCGAGAAAATGTCGGCCGAAAAAGTTTCTGTGCTTCGAGCCCTCGGCGCCACCATCATCCGTACTCCCACCCAGGCCGCCTGGGACGCTCCCGAATCGCACATTGGAGTCGCGCGCCGTCTTGAAAAGGAAATCCCCAACGCCCATATCCTCGACCAGTACGGTAATGCCGATAACCCGCTTGCCCACGAGCATGGTACCGCTGAGGAGATATGGGAACAGACGGGTGGCAAGATTactgctgttgttgctggtgctggcacTGGCGGCACTATTACCGGTATTGCCCGTGGCTTGAAGAAGCACAGCAAGGACATCAAGGTTATTGCTGCCGATCCTCAGGGCAGTGTTCTTGCTCTGCCGGAATCCCTGAACCAGGAGCATGTGAATGAGCCGTACAAAGTGGAGGGCATTGGATACGACTTCATCCCAGATGTTTTGGACCGTGAAATTGTTGACAAGTGGTACAAgacggatgacgaggagTCGTTTGTCCTTGCGAGACGCTTGATTGCCGAAGAAGGtcttctcgtcggcggctcTTCTGGatcggccatggctgccatgcTCAAAGCCGTCAAGGACTACGGTTTCAAGAAGGGTGATGTTGTGGTTGTCGTGTTGCCCGATAGCATCCGCAGCTACTtgtccaagtttgccgacgacgactggCTCGCCGCCAACGGTCTCCTGTCCACCGGCAGCGCTGAAACCTCCCTCGCCAAGAACGCCACTGGCGGTGATGCTTCCGATCCCTACGCTGGTGCTACCATTGCCTCTCTCCGTCTGAAGCCGGTTACTTCTGTCGTCGATACTGCTCCGTGCTCCGAAGCCATTGAGACTATGCgtgacaagggcttcgaTCAGCTTCCGGTGCTGTCTGCCACCTCCAAGCTTGTCGGTATTGTCACCCTCGGCAACCTGCTGTCATACATCTCCCGTGGCCGGGCCACACCCCAGAACCCCGTCAAGGACGTCATGTTCAACTTTAGCCGTCTGGACGAAATTGTCACCGATCCCCGACAGAGCGCTTCCGTGGCCAAGACCACTGGCCCCAAGCGAAAGTTTGTCGAAATTACCCTGGATACGCCACTATCTACCCTTAGCAAGTTCTTTGAGTGGAACAGCGCCGCAGTCGTGACAGCACGCAGTGACGAGAAGGGATCATTGTCCAAGCCTATTGGTGTTGTTACAAAGGTTGATTTGTTGACTTGGATGGTCAACAAGAAATAA
- the upf1 gene encoding Regulator of nonsense transcripts 1 yields the protein MKKMLDNAKLLMSVQRDLFLGTGFYNTFEGKPTSASGKITTAISNLLLSDALGIPYTPFNPLPNIPLLRITDRDFVDSLMQEALPEDRSRFTEYLCNRPLGLGIITAPPGFGKTTALAIGAVAMAQTLGKLYLSGPTHISVDNAAARLDLISDRVTNRLNDKLSQQGLSPKYHRKLIIRAFKIDDELKALKNALQNPQDASNATIESSWSRNSKWRLHLSLAYWVLVVIRSPAVRQLGPHDKESLHAIREKCDKDGSLAVLGKVAMGIIEWEKYKRRGLEVIDGRDSPVRRLMTSILSVADVIATTPYLACKKPFCDWRKREARGFIFDEAANMNRPDLLCVWGNTCKPCLLAGDEKQLPPTVMTKQERDEDGNSLNRFAGDGAISPIHHFKSMGWPIYRLRVLLRMAEGQFDLTYNEVYRDIPFTYGPGCAIDLPHHEIGRKLESYLCRKFPRIKPAPAGELLPVFVHCEGSQSSQDEFSGSTRNPDQVTLGLKILVNFIKSSGARPQNMVIISPYLANVGTIEKFRKRPEFAALKPMRPTATVDSFQGQESDIVMIIMGTTASSGPGFTSDEHRLNVLLSRHRSGLIIVGDINVTGDVLKPEAPFQGVMVIGRTGEKYFEPCRMLRNVHLALQGAGRVARIRLPKKD from the exons ATGAAAAAAATGCTCGATAATGCTAAACTTCTCATGAGTGTTCAAAGGGATTTGTTCCTGGGCACTGGGTTCTACAACACCTTTGAAGGCAAGCCCACGTCAGCAAGCGGTAAGATTACGACTGCGATATCGAATCTTCTCCTTTCCGATGCCCTCGGTATCCCCTATACGCCATTTAATCCGTTGCCAAATATTCCACTCCTGAGAATCACGGATCGCGATTTTGTGGATTCCCTGATGCAGGAGGCCCTGCCCGAGGACCGCTCTCGGTTCACCGAGTATCTATGCAATCGACCGCTTGGCCTCGGAATTATAACCGCC CCGCCTGGGTTTGGAAAGACGACCGCCCTTGCTATTGGAGCCGTTGCAATGGCTCAGACTTTAGGGAAGTTATATTTATCGGGACCTACGCACATCTCTGTGGATAATGCCGCAGCACGACTGGATCTTATTAGTGATCGGGTGACGAATCGTCTAAACGATAAGCTCAGTCAACAGGGCCTTTCACCCAAGTATCATCGAAAGCTCATTATCCGTGCATTCAAGATCGACGATGAGCTAAAGGCCCTCAAAAATGCCCTGCAGAATCCCCAGGATGCCAGTAACGCCACTATTGAATCGTCATGGTCCAGGAATTCCAAATGGAGACTACATTTGTCGTTGGCTTACTGGGTGTTGGTAGTTATCCGATCTCCCGCTGTGAGACAGCTTGGTCCACACGACAAAGAGAGCTTGCACGCCATTCGCGAGAAATGCGACAAGGATGGTTCTTTGGCGGTCCTCGGCAAAGTTGCAATGGGCATCATTGAGTGGGAAAAGTATAAGAGAAGGGGTTTGGAAGTGATAGATGGCCGCGACTCACCCGTCAGGCGTCTCATGACAAGCATTCTATCCGTAGCCGATGTCATTGCAACGACACCATACCTCGCATGCAAAAAGCCTTTCTGTGACTGGAGAAAGAGGGAGGCCCGAGGATTCATATTCGACGAGGCTGCCAACATGAATCGGCCAGACCTGCTATGTGTCTGGGGCAATACCTGTAAGCCGTGTCTCCTTGCTGGCGATGAAAAGCAACTGCCGCCAACTGTGATGACGAAGCAAGAGCGAGACGAAGATGGCAATTCCTTGAATAGGTTCGCGGGAGATGGCGCGATTTCGCCCATCCACCACTTCAAGTCCATGGGTTGGCCCATATACAGACTTCGTGTCCTGCTTCGGATGGCGGAGGGACAATTCGACCTCACGTATAACGAGGTTTACAGAGACATTCCTTTCACCTACGGCCCTGGATGCGCCATCGACCTCCCCCATCATGAGATTGGCCGCAAACTGGAGAGTTATCTCTGTCGAAAGTTTCCAAGAATCAAGCCTGCTCCCGCTGGCGAGCTTCTTCCAGTCTTTGTCCATTGCGAGGGTTCCCAGTCCTCCCAGGATGAGTTTTCTGGTTCGACGAGAAACCCCGACCAGGTAACACTGGGACTAAAGATCCTGGTAAACTTCATCAAGAGCTCGGGTGCAAGACCGCAAAACATGGTTATTATTTCGCCTTACTTGGCCAATGTTGGCACCATCGAGAAGTTTCGAAAGCGCCCAGAGTTTGCTGCCTTGAAACCAATGCGCCCGACCGCGACGGTGGACTCTTTTCAGGGCCAAGAAAGTGACATTGTGATGATCATCATGGGGACCACGGCTAGTTCGGGTCCAGGGTTCACCTCTGACGAGCACCGGCTGAATGTGTTGCTGAGTCGCCACAGGTCTggcctcatcatcgtcgggGATATTAATGTCACTGGCGACGTGCTGAAGCCGGAGGCACCATTCCAGGGCGTGATGGTCATTGGTCGAACTGGCGAGAAGTATTTTGAGCCATGCAGGATGCTCCGAAATGTGCACTTGGCATTGCAGGGAGCGGGCAGAGTCGCCCGGATCCGGCTTCCAAAGAAAGATTAA